The DNA window GTTCATCGCGGTACTCGCCATAGTGGCGGTACAGGTCGCCTCGCGCCTAACGCCCTGGATCCTCGGGCTCGCGGCGGTGATTCTGGCGGCGGACGCCATAGTGTTACTCGTCCACGTCGGGCCCTTCGTGGGTGAGGCGATGCTCGGGGCAGCCGCGCTGGCTTATGCAGGCGGGGCCCGGCTGGCTCGCGGCCACTCCTAGGCCGCCCCACGGCTAGAATCGGCGCATGAAGCGCATAGCCACAATTCTGCTTTGCCTGCTGGCTACTGGCCTGGCGGCTCAGGAAACCGTTCAGATCCGATTCTCACTCGAGAGCATCGGAGTGATCAGGAGAGCCGGTCAGGAGGCGCCCATCGGTACCGCCTTTGTCGTCGGCGAAAAGCGCTCGCTAGTGACCGCGGACCATGTGGTCGACAATGCCGGCTCGTACACGTTCCAGGCGGTTCAGGAAGGCTCGAAACAGCTCGAGCTGAAGGTCCGCTATCGGATTCCCAGATACGACCTGGCCGTGCTGGACCTCGCCGATCCCGAGGGCGCGCTCTCCGGCCGCCCCTTCAAGGCCGGGGACTTCCGGCGCCTTCGACCCGGTGACACAGTTGTGTATCTCGGCTGGAACGCCCCGAGCGGCAGAGTCGCCATCCGCGAGGCCGTCATCTCCGCGATCGGCGAAGTCGACTACCAGGGCAACATCGTCGACTTCATCGAGTTCATCGGCGAGGGGATCCCGGGCTTCTCG is part of the bacterium genome and encodes:
- a CDS encoding trypsin-like peptidase domain-containing protein, whose protein sequence is MKRIATILLCLLATGLAAQETVQIRFSLESIGVIRRAGQEAPIGTAFVVGEKRSLVTADHVVDNAGSYTFQAVQEGSKQLELKVRYRIPRYDLAVLDLADPEGALSGRPFKAGDFRRLRPGDTVVYLGWNAPSGRVAIREAVISAIGEVDYQGNIVDFIEFIGEGIPGFSGGPVLDLDGNVVAMMHEAWTKRGVKGGRTVLVNRAFSVEVFAEIEREVVRG